The genomic window TCAGTGCCTCCTTAGAAGTCTTGCTTCTCCATTCAAGTGTAGCAGGAAGAGAAGGGACCCTTCAAGTTCAAATCAAACCAAGCATATTACGGTAACTTGGTTTTACACACTGAGTCTTGAGTCTTGAGACCCCTTTTATTTTACTGTCAATTAATGCTGGCTGTGTCTTTGGGGAGAGTGCTATTTATTTCTCAACActccaatcaatcaatcaatcactCTTCAATCTTCATTTCACATTCTTGTGATGTGTATCTTCTTGCTTTTTATTGCTGTCCTTCAAAAACCACACCTCATTGCCATGCATTCAATGTGATGCTATGCTGTTCATACATTCATCTTTATAACTAAGTAACTGGATGCGTAAGGAAAATGAAGTTACTCATGCATTTATTACTTTGGaaaattaaaacttttaactCTTCAATACAAAATTTTAGAGCTTTCCTAAGGCCCATGAAAAGTACTCTTTAATGATCCAAAAATAGAATGTTttgaataaagaaaataaaaaaaagttgtaAGCTTTCCACGTATGAATTATGACCCTCTCTTGCAACACTCCTTCTTCTCTTTATCCCACAGAGAGATAAAAGCTAGTTTGATGTGTAGAACTTGAGAAGCTTCTCACTCACTCCTGTTTGATAAAAACACAACTAAAAGGGAGCTAGAAAAGTGGTGTTGTTGCATGGGCATGAGTTTGAGTTTATGATTTTTTGTGGAGATGGGAAAAGCACCTTGTTGTGACAAACATGGAGTGAAGAGGGGATCTTGGACACCTGAAGAAGATGAGGCTTTAGTTGAGCATATCAAGAAGCATGGAGAAGGAAGTTGGCGCACTCTCCCCAAACATGCAGGTACAGCTTcaactcttctctttctctttcttactttctagCAGCTTTTGAAGCTACATAACTAGACCTTGCAAACTTCTGTACTGTCTTCTTACTACTGCAGTTTCTACTTTTTCAAATGCTCCCAGATTGTTCTTGAAGAAGCTCCAATCACAATGTTGTGCTCTTTTCCTAATGAAGAAACAAAACCTGATTGTTGCTTTTTCATGTGTTACTCCCAATTTCCTCTTACAACACACTACTTTGTTTTGAAAGAAAGATGTTGGAATAACTCACTGAGatgaacttaattaattaatgtatGCTTAACAAGATGTGGAAATCCAAATATCTGCATATCTCTACTGTTTAATCTGTCATTGTCAATTTTATGGTACATTTTTTTCTTATCATCAAAGTTGGTTGCAAGTAGGACTACAGCGATGTGGAAAAAGTTGTAGGCTGAGGTGGATTAATTATCTAAGACCTGGCATTAAGCGTGGCCCATTTACTTCTGAAGAAGAGACTAATATCATTCAACTTCATGCCTTGCTTGGCAACAGGTATATTAATTAGTTATACATACTCTCTTGTCCAATTCCTAGAGTAAAATATGATCTGTTTAATGCCTTTGTTTGTACTTCAAGTATTAAATTTACACATGTATGTAACAAGTGTATTGTATTCTATTCTATTAGGTGGGCTGCTATAGCTTCTCAACTGCCAGGAAGAACAGACAATGAGATCAAGAACTATTGGAACACCCATCTAAAGAAGAATCTTCATCACCACTCCGGAGGGACTAAACAACCTTGTCTCAGCCCTCATGCAGGGATTGTCAAGTCGGAATCTCCTTCGACTCGGCACATGGTACAATGGGAAAGTGCTAGAGTTGAGGCTGAGGCAAGGTTGTCAATGGAATCCTCATTGAACAATTCATCCTTGTCTCACAGGCTTcaacaccatcatcatcatcaaaattgGAGTCATGTTCAGATGCCTCGTTGCATTTGAAAAACACTGTTCAAGAACAAATAAGTAGCTGCAAACCAAAGCTTGAATATGACACAGGTGGATCAGATTCCGGCAACTATGAGTACCTTGATACTTCTGATTCTGCATTCAAACAATATCTGGATATGCCTGATGAAGATATAGAATTCTTGGACCACACTGACAGTTTCCTGAACcctcctgatgatgatgatgaggaggatgaTAGATGTGACTAAGATGTTTCTAACTATATATATTATGATAGGAAATTTTTGTTTCCCTTATTGATATCTTGGTACTTTTGTAAATGCAGCCACCATTTAAGTAGTTAGAAACTGGTCCATGTTTGTTTTTGTTAGTTATTATAATGCTGTATGGTTTAGTGAGGTAAAAGGGGTGGATAGAGGAATAGTTACTACTTGCTAGAGTTCTAGTTAAACTACAACATTAATATATTTAATAGTTAATGATATTGTTCATGTTCGTGATTGGTCCCTTGAGAATTTTTTGACATGCCAATAACTAGCAATTACTGCAACTTGAGCTTCATATCATCAAACAAAAAGGTTAAACTTTCTGCTATGGTTGCTGAGACATTATGACAGTTATGCAGGAAACTAAGAACAAAATGAtttaattttaatcctcttcacATTTGATTTTAGAAGTACTTTTCAATTGGTTGTTGCTAAATCCATTTGTCAATAGCAGCACTACCAGAACCAAGTTGGGTATGTGTGACCTAATGCTACAAGAAACTTCTCCAAATTAAATTATTCAATTTCTTTATTGACAAAGTAATGTTATATACACGTCAACATATCACTATGCCCACATCACAATAAATACATGAGCTAAAAaatcagcccagaacacacacaTACTAACATTTGAATCAAGCTTGGAAGATTGTAGAGTTAGAAACAACCAAAGATTTTCTTTGGAGCTGTTTCAGTTGCTCTATACTTTGCAGCTGTCTCCTCTGCCTTGAGGATATCTTCCCCTTTCTTGGCCTCAGTGAATGCCCTCTTCTCTTCAGCTTCCCTGTGAATTGCTGCTATCTTGTTTCTCAATTTCTCTGCATGTTCTGCCTTTTTCTTCTCCAGTTGTTGCTACTCAAATACATCCCAAAAGTCATCGTTAATATTTTGAGATGACAAATCAAATCAAATGTTGGCTTGGAAGTGGCAACTATACAGTGTTATAGTAACTAATGAAATGAAATACATGCTTACATGAATCTTTTTCAGTTCAGCCTCCGTGGAAGCTATTTTACTCTTCTCCCATGATGAAATGCATGAAAGCTTCTTCTGAGTTCTGCGAAACAAATTGATCCAAAATCAGCAATAAATAGCTTGTTAATTAATATGAAGAATGACATATCTTTAGTTCTTACTTGTTCTCTGCTCTTGATTTCTCACTTTCTTCCCAGGCTTTGATCAATGACATCCTCTTCTCTGTTGCAACTCTTGCAAGCACAGCATCTGAATACAATCTCAGCATATATGAAAAGAAATCCACATAAAAATGGAATTCGAGATTCATCCACATACCTCTGTTGATAGATCCCTCAGAGGGTTTCTCTTCAGCACCTTCCTCAGtctctgccagtaaagaatgctAATTGCTAAATTGCTACTAAAAGTTAACTTATAAAACAAGATGAAGAGGTAGTAGTGCTATACTCTCAACTATGGCAAGAGCTTTGGATTCATCATCATGCTTGTTATCTGTAGGAGGTAGTTGTGGAATTACAGATTTCTCCTCGTCCACCTTATTGGGTTGCTCCTCTTCTGTCATCTTTTAATTATATCTTATTATGCAGAAAGCTATAACAAGAAGAGATTCAGGATTCTGATATGAGATATAATAGAAAGAGTATTGAGGGACAAGGTTGGTTATGGTTGGAGGAAGGTAACTTTTAACTAACTTAGCTTGGTGGGTGTGGTGGGTATGTGGAGAATGATAGGGACTAGGGAGATACCACTGTTGCTTAAATTCATATCACCATATCAATTCAAAATTTATATGATGATTACCTTAATTAAATTTAAGGCCATACTTGTTGCAACCACTTTATGAGTAATGGTTTCGTGCTCAAGAAAAGTAATGCCATTATTAGAAGCAATGACGCTCTTTATAGTACAACATTAAACCAGTCTTCCAAATTGGATATTTTGTTATGGAATTTCAAAGCCTCGGTGATTATGCTCTTAAAAGTTCGTATTAAAAGGTGGAGTTTAGTGATAATGAGCAACTGAGCAAGTATACCATTAAGGTGGTAATGCATTTGTCTTTATCATTAACTCAAATGGTTGTTTATAAAATAAACAACATAATAGGAACTTGAACGTGAAAGCATGAGGTAGTGACTTAGGATGATGTACATCTCAAATCTTACAAGGAAGGCAAAGTTGTGACCTCCCAAACTGGCAAAGccatagtttatttctcatatcaTGACCAGGGAATTGAAATATGGGAGTCACTCagatttgattcaccatttttcggtcaaattaatttgtctagtctaattttgacaaaaataacacaatttaatcgattatatatgttaaattttaattattaaaaaatatctttatatttTTAACGTCTTTATTTCAGTGGTTCCTTGAAGTATTGAATTATTGATTTATTTCTATAAGTTAGGGCCTCTATTGAATGGGCCATGCAACGAAATATAGagtttgaagaaaaaaaattgatatagTTGGTCCGTGTTGATATGTAACCCATTTATGTAAAGTTTTTTTCCAAATTATATTGGGGTTGATTCATGGTATTTGTTTCTATGTAACACAATAGCCCAGTCCTAAAAGAATGctcttatttttatcaaaataatattttatttaattatgattaATAAATAACTATTAGCTATACGCATAATTAAATAACTCTTATGGCTTGCCATTATTAAGGCTATTTTATGGAACCAATATTCTATCAACACACTAATTCTCTAATGAGAAAGTCTAGGGAGCCAAtggcctaagcgtacaatgtgtacaatgaaggtttagaaagtattagagatatcaTTATTAGTGTTACGTTATCCTGTCAGGttacgcttttgggatgagtggtttcaggacATGGTATAAGAGTTCCAGATGcggaaggtcaagagttcgaaccttggtgaacccaaaattaattttttataacatgagatgtttattatccctggtatcCGGATGGTTATCCTTGGTATCTGGATGGTTATTCTGCATAGTATAAGTGATGTTCATTTaattcataaaccaaagatttagcccattgtacatattgtacacttaggccattggctccctagcactaCTCTTCTCTAATACATTGAATATTCTTTGGTACATCTAATACATGGAATATATGTCCACAATTTGATATTTTCACTTACAAATCAGCAAGGagtgaaaataaactaaaaaaattacaaGGTAGACTGATTTTTCATGACGTAGAGCACAACATTGAGGATTAATTACAAGCTATGTCCATAATACAAATAGATATTATTTCCTTTTTCCCAATCCCAGCACACactgataacaaaaaaaaaaatatgaggtGGAAGACAAATCTAAATGGGTGCATAGTCATCTTCTGCAGGTGGAGCATCAGATAAAGCAGATAATACAACAAAAGCACCAAATAAGATTGTGATCACAGCAGTGAAGTTGACAAGTAATGCCTCAGAGCCATATTTTGCCAATCCTGAGTTCTCCAAGAAAGTGAGTTTCTCCAAAAACCCAAGAGAAGCAGTGCCAATAGCCAATACATACACGAATAGTCCAAATAGAACATGCCAAGGTAGTGATTCGCGTCTAATGGCCGGAGTTCCACCAGGGAAGAAGAAGATCACAAACCCATATAGCCACTGCAGATCACAAAATAGAAATATTCAATTCTTAGTTTGAAATAGCAGAGCCAACAGGGACATGAACCATAAACGCAAACAAAAACATTTCCAGCTTTCAGAGAATACTATATACTATAATACTAATTATACTATTGAATATGTTCCAGAAGCATGCAAGTACATGTCGATGTTTCAGCCTTATTGAATGGTTTACCTGAATGCCATAGAGGGAAATAACTGCAATTCCAAGCCATGAATGCAAGCTGTAGAGATTGGCAATCCCACTTTCATTATGATTCTTGAAAGCAGCACAGATTCCAAATATTCCAAGTGCTAATGCAATTGCATGGAGAGTAAGGTGTATCACTTTCTTCACTTCCTTCTTCAAAGGAAGAGATTTGTAACTTATGATAGCTGCAAATTGTTCAAATTAGGCAAaattagtgaaaaaaaaaaaacacttaatagggttaaaaaaataaaaaggaaataaCATTGACCTAAACCAGTAACTTGTGAAATTAGTTTGATTACCTTCACCACCAAGAAATATCAAGCCAAGTATCATAAGAACAGGATGGAGCTGTATAAAGTAAAAAGATAAGTAAGACTTGACAAAAATAGATGGCACAAGTCAACTGTATATACTTTACACATAGTTTTACAATGATAGTCACTAATATAttgtaataaataaaattttccaaTAAATAAGCAACTTTTTCACACTCTATATGTTCAGAGGAATCATGATCATTTTTAGAGCTAATGATAACAACTAGAAAGAAATTACAAACAGCTAAGAACAGGAACAAAAGTCCTGAGAGTACCATTTGTCCATGTGTGGTTGAATTTGCACCACATGAAACCAAGCACGTGAAAGTTCTTTTCCCCACTCAAATACCAAACAGATAAGCATGCATGTCTATTCTCTAGCTCAAAGAGGGTAGGTACAAAAAAGGAGCTTATAatcttattattaaataataaaaataaataaatgataataACATCTATTGATCTAATAACATGAGACCCACCCATCATGCTAAAATACAGAAACACAGTTTTAGACTTTAAGGGGAATTCCTCTGACTTGTTCAACCAAACAGGGCCAAAACACTTGGGTCCAATTTACTATTGCAATTATCCAAGTCCCTCTTGTTCAATCGTCAATGGTCCAACAAGCAGAATTAGAAGAAATTTTGCTGATAATTAACATGACAATCATATTGGTTCTCCAATACAATAGCTAATTCAGCCAGCACACGATAGCAATAAAGAAAAGCAGAACTTCTGCCTTTAAAaattaagagacaaaaaagggggATTTTATTCTAATCTAGTATGAATaacttttaaatatataaaaagcAGTGCTCAATTAATTAATCACAAGTTGCAGCAGGCTCCTTGAGATGTGAAATATTATATCACACCAGATACATACGA from Arachis ipaensis cultivar K30076 chromosome B09, Araip1.1, whole genome shotgun sequence includes these protein-coding regions:
- the LOC107616569 gene encoding remorin — encoded protein: MTEEEQPNKVDEEKSVIPQLPPTDNKHDDESKALAIVEKTEEGAEEKPSEGSINRDAVLARVATEKRMSLIKAWEESEKSRAENKTQKKLSCISSWEKSKIASTEAELKKIHQQLEKKKAEHAEKLRNKIAAIHREAEEKRAFTEAKKGEDILKAEETAAKYRATETAPKKIFGCF
- the LOC107618503 gene encoding transmembrane ascorbate ferrireductase 1 → MALGVTAVPFTYVVHVLGLVAIIFVLVWNIHFRGGLAWDADNKNLIFNLHPVLMILGLIFLGGEAIISYKSLPLKKEVKKVIHLTLHAIALALGIFGICAAFKNHNESGIANLYSLHSWLGIAVISLYGIQWLYGFVIFFFPGGTPAIRRESLPWHVLFGLFVYVLAIGTASLGFLEKLTFLENSGLAKYGSEALLVNFTAVITILFGAFVVLSALSDAPPAEDDYAPI
- the LOC107616098 gene encoding myb-related protein Myb4-like, with amino-acid sequence MGKAPCCDKHGVKRGSWTPEEDEALVEHIKKHGEGSWRTLPKHAGLQRCGKSCRLRWINYLRPGIKRGPFTSEEETNIIQLHALLGNRWAAIASQLPGRTDNEIKNYWNTHLKKNLHHHSGGTKQPCLSPHAGIVKSESPSTRHMVQWESARVEAEARLSMESSLNNSSFCKPKLEYDTGGSDSGNYEYLDTSDSAFKQYLDMPDEDIEFLDHTDSFLNPPDDDDEEDDRCD